Within Desmodus rotundus isolate HL8 chromosome 6, HLdesRot8A.1, whole genome shotgun sequence, the genomic segment GGGAGCTTGTGGGCGGACTGCTCCATGGGTGCCACTGGGcctgtggggaaactgaggctgagagagtggCACAGCCAGGCTACACCGGTCTGAGGTCTGGACCGGGGGCCCTGTGCTTCCGGCAGCAGCGGCAGGACAGGCATGGGCAGGCAGCAGGCACCCAGGGGGTCTCCTCTCTGTGGGGCTCACCCCTCTCTTCCCGCCCAGTGCGGACGGGGACTTCGCCATCACCCACCTGACCAAGGCCCACCTCTTCCACGACGGGCGGGTGCGGTGGACGCCACCGGCCATCTACAAGAGCTCCTGCAGCATCGACGTCACCTTCTTCCCCTTCGACCAGCAGAACTGCACCATGAAGTTCGGCTCCTGGACCTACGACAAGGCCAAGATCGACCTGGTGAGCCTGCACAGCCACGTGGACCAGCGGGACTTCTGGGAGAGCGGCGAGTGGGTCATCGTGGACGCCTCAGGCACCTACAACACCCGGAAGTACGAGTGCTGCGCCGAGGTGTACCCCGACATCACCTACGCCTTCGTCATCCGGCGCCTCCCACTCTTCTACACTGTCAACCTCATTCTGCCCTGCCTGCTCATCTCCTGCCTGACGGTGCTGGTCTTCTACCTGCCCTCCGAGTGCGGCGAGAAGGTCACGCTGTGCATCTCGGTGCTGCTCTCGCTGACCGTCTTCCTGCTGCTCATCACAGAGATCATCCCGTCCACCTCCCTGGTCGTGCCGCTCATCGGCGAGTACCTGCTCTTCACCATGATCTTCGTCACCCTGTCCATCGTCATCACCGTGTTCGTGCTCAACGTGCACCACCGCTCCCCGCGCACGCACACCATGCCCACCTGGGTGCGCCGTGTCTTCCTGGGCGTTGTGCCGCGGCTGCTCCTCATGAGGCGGCCGGCCGTGGTCAAGGACAGCTGCGGGCGGCTCATCGAGTCCATGCACAAGATGGCCAGTGCCCCGCGCTTCTGGCCAGAGCCCGAGGGGGCGCGTGACTTTGTGAGCAGAGTCCCGAGCCGGGGTCCCTCGCCCGCCTCATCTTTCTGCGGCCCCCTGGACGAGTCGGTCAAGCCCCAGCCAACCTGCACATC encodes:
- the CHRNA4 gene encoding neuronal acetylcholine receptor subunit alpha-4 isoform X3, which codes for MKFGSWTYDKAKIDLVSLHSHVDQRDFWESGEWVIVDASGTYNTRKYECCAEVYPDITYAFVIRRLPLFYTVNLILPCLLISCLTVLVFYLPSECGEKVTLCISVLLSLTVFLLLITEIIPSTSLVVPLIGEYLLFTMIFVTLSIVITVFVLNVHHRSPRTHTMPTWVRRVFLGVVPRLLLMRRPAVVKDSCGRLIESMHKMASAPRFWPEPEGARDFVSRVPSRGPSPASSFCGPLDESVKPQPTCTSPSGQAPALQPAEAGEASTCPSPGPCHPPTSPEALGLATARSLSVQHMSSPSRATEGGVRCRSRSVQYCVPQDGAASQADGPRAGSPRSLKASWARLPPPAQASSCTCRCKEPPSGSPKATFKAHGSKAPPRPPPLSPALTRAVEGVHYIADHLKAEDADFSVKEDWKYVAMVIDRIFLWVFVIVCLLGTAGLFLPPWLAGMI